TATGCATTGGGTGAGCGCAGTGAGGAGGCATATAACACATAATTGCAAATAGCAAAAATCAGTTACAGTAAATAAtaaagtgacatttattgtgatagtCATCATAGTCGACTGGTAAGAACAGTTTTATCTTGAAATCATATTTGGACATATTGTCCAGCCCTAATTTTGATCAATAACCCTGACTGAGTGCTTGAGTAAAAATatcacatgaatattaaaattattatatattattaaataatttttgTGCCTGGGTCAGTAGCAGCATCATCTACAGCCTCATCATTACGTCACTGCTGGCTGCTGAGGGGTTGGCGTACACATTTACAACTCCAGTGGGTCtgcaacagtggcagcttcacGTCTGTGCTGCTGCGTGACAGGATGGAGTGAGACGGTGGAGATATAATGAGTCTTTAacgacagaaacagaaagagacacaacaatgaTCAGACTGGTGTGAAGCGGAAGTAGGTGAACCTGTCATCTGTGCATCATCCGCAGGCCTGtcgaagagtgtgtgtgtgtgtgtacttgtatcTTTATGAGGACCATTAATAGCAtatggagtgaggacattttaatcGGTGCTCACTTTTAGTAACGgtttgaatttaatttggatGCCTATCATTAGGGTCAGGGGCTTAGGCTCTaaggaccttttccagcattCAACACTATCCTAGTCAGGACCAGTGGACCTCATGTCCTGGTCGtaatgaggcaaaacatcaTGTCTGAGGTCCTCGTTACGGTTAGTGATAATATGTGAACTGTGATTAGGGTGAATGTAAAGTCATAATaaggatagctgcacaaaccgtgtgtgtgtgtgtgtgtgtgtgtgtgtgtgtgtgtgtgtgtctgtgtgtgtgtgtgtgtgtatgtatgtatgtatgtgtgtgtgtgtgtgtgtgtgtgtgtgttacgttggagtaaaataaatgctgaatgggagtgaaagcagcagcagcagcatcacattcATCCCCTcacacaccaccacctcctccctggCTACAAACACCGTCCATCTGTCGgtgatccatccatccatcccccgGTGCACTTGCTCCAGCAGAgaccctctcctctcctcaccccaCCCATCTAAGCTACGCTGCCGCTGGAAGCTAACGGGGTTCCGGGAGACGCTCTATCCGCCGCCGGGTGCCAGAGCACGACCAGAcccggtgtctgtgtgttcgcTGTGATACGATGTGAGGAGGGGAacaagaaaggaaagagaggaggtggaaagGAGGCGAAACAGgcatctctctccttctctctcgctctggTCTCCAGCCATCATCACTACCCAGCGCACATCTTTAGCGCTGCGGCTGCATCCGCCGCTACATGCAGCACGTACCTGTAAATTTCATGTCCGTCCGCAGAGACGCGAGGGCGGCCGGACGGTGTCGCGGTGTCTGGAGCTGCTGGTCCGACGATTCCTGGGTTTGAGccgtttttctgttttctcctttCCTCCGCTCGTCTTCTGCGCCGATTGATGCTCCAGTTTCGCCCAGGACCGACCCAGTGCTGCTAATCCACCCCACACAAAGAGCAGAAAATGGCTGCAAGTGCATTTTCTTAAAGGCACAGGCACAGCGGAGGGATGGAGGCAGGGGAGGGGAGGTTATTCTAGGCCCCCGACGTGATCTGCTTTTATAGTTCTGTGCAGTATATATGTAATTATcactctttattttcatcaatagaTAGCAAtgcaacaaatatatatatatatatattgcacaGTTTCAAGGGGAgcttcaccgaaaaatgaaaattcactcattatctgctcactATATATGGATGGAggtgtgggtgaagtgtttgagtccacaaaacagtCTCAGGGATAAAAagctttgcagccaaatccaacacaattgaattaacttcacccacccctccatcggcacagtggtgaatAGATGAGTAcatttttttggtgaactattcctttaaaatcACCTTCAATCAGCAGCAAAATTCAGTATTTAATCCTAACAGAAATTATATTGTGATGTTTATTGTGATCATTATCGATACTGACTGATAACTGACTGAAAATATTTATCTTGGtataatttttggccatatcAACCAGCCATATATAGTAGGCCTGTATTTCAGCTCATTCTTTTATAATTCACAAACTATAAGATTTGCTCACGCAGTGTTTAACCCAGTTCTCTCTCTATTTTCCCACCACAGCTGAGCCACATGAAAGCACCATCACGGCTTTTGTTGGGCCTAATGCATCCAATTAGGATGAAGATAAAGAGCCATTTAAATAcggtggccctgaagtgcaaataaCAACATCAAATCCCAACTAATCACTAAACACAACTGCAGATAAGAGAACACAATGACATAAAGTTAAAACAGAAAAGGTAAACTCGGTACCTGCTATCAACATGGATGACTGCTGATTGGACGGATGCACTGGAAGGCAGAAAAGCTGACAACACAAGTTTTGTGATTCGTTgtcgtgttttgtttttttccattgtgttttcttatttgtcacCATGTTCTCTTATTTTCCGTTGTGTCTTGTCATTGTGTTGCGATTAACAAGGATGCAGATTCTCAAAAAGGCTTATTTGGGCTACAGCATCACCTGTCACCTGCAACTGCCTGAAAACAGAAACTGATGAATTTCCTGTTACATTTTAATCCCACATTCTCACAACATGGTCCCAGGATTTATGACTGATTTATCGTCTACTTGTGACGGACATATCAGTATCAGCATTTAATCTTGCCAACATGTGCcaatatgaaaacacagaataaaacaatgcagaaaagatgtgcattttatttgtatttcccTAAAAATATGTGTAGTGTCTtcctttaatttaaattgtatttgtaaaatataaatcctcaattacatttatttgtcataaaggTCTGAAAGGGACAACGTAAAAttagctttttttccttttttaaacattggcTAATTTGCTCATTAGCCCCCAGGGCTAATTgcaattatacatttttttctatttccactTGTGTTACTGTATTTGGTCTCACTTTGGCGAAACTATGACCATTTGAAACAGGCACAATGAGCAGGTTAACAGCATTATCCGCATTTGAATTCACTGCCAATAACCTGAAGTCAAGCTGGCTATGGCTAAGTGCCATAATTTTACTACTGAGAACATTGAAAAACATAAAGAACATTTAATGAGCAGGGTTTCCTTTAATTGACAGCCAGTCAAATAACAGAACCACCTCACCAAATAAACAAGGATCCCTTAGAATAAATCTGCAGTGAGCAGCTGTAGCTATGTGAGTGGACGTTATGAGGATTCTCAGGTATGAAATTCAAAACTGTAAAACAGATAAAGTGCAATGTCCAGGGATTGAAAATTGTCTTATGTTTTGTTATCATCAGATGAAATAACTTCACCCACGTTGCTTCTGAAGGGGAATTGGTGTTTAAatcaatataaattaaataaattaagttttttttaaatcatcattccCAGATATTATCCCCATTCACAGGTTTGAGAGGGTGGCCAGCTCGTGAAGGACATGAGCGAAGGATGGACGATCGTCTGGCTTCTGCatagtaaaacagaaaaaaatacattagtaTTATGATTTGGGACTTCCTCTGCTTCAACTATGTCAAAGTCTTGTGCTCACCTCTTTCCAGCACCACTCCATGAGCATGTAAACTGCATCTGGAGCCAGGCGGGGCTTCAGGAGCCTCAGGCCTGCATTCAGGGACTCCACCACCTCAGTGTTGGAGCGGTTCTCATAGGGAAGACGGCCCTCGTTGAAAATCTCCCACATGATTACACCTGAGCGGGGGGAACAGGGAGACACAGAGTTTATATagaacatgtaaacatagtTAACGTATTATACTTCTGCTCAGATGCTAACAGGCAACAAGCAACATAAACATATTACTGGTTATTGTGTTACATTTCACATTGATTTCAAAATTCTCACTTTTAAAGCAATAAATGTCTCCAAACCACATCAAGAATCTATTGACCCTGTATGTGAGATAACTTGGATCTGGGAATGGAGCTCTGCGAGTTATTCTCAGATCTAGATTGGTGACTAAGAACTGTGGAACTGTTTACCTTCTGAGTTCAGACAATCAACATCcttaaaatatttcaaatatccTCGTAAAACATCTTTCATCGTTAAgtttctatgaatgttgttttattattgttttctaaTTGCTCTGTTTTATAAACTGGTAATTTGTATTGCTGTTATTTAACTTCCATTTCCTCCCTTATGTTAAGCACTTAGTTAAGAAAGAAGCTATATATGATGGTATTTAAAAACAGGACATTAATTTGGTGCAACAGTGTTTCTTATTATTCAACATCATTACAAGAGCAGACATCAACTCCTCTGCCAAACTAAAGAACATGCTTTCAGAAACTTTAAAATCAGAATATAAAGGGTTGAAAAGACAGCGAAACAGACATACATACAAgtgaaacatgtaaacacaccgAATGACCAGACGTCTGACTTGCTGCTGAACTTGCAGTATTTGATGACCTCTGGGGCCGACCACTTGACAGGGAACTTGGAGCACTGGGAACTTGTGTACTGATCGTCCAGAACAAATCTACGGCCCGGAGATATACAACATTATAGAGCAGTACATGTGAGCTGATAACTATAGTCAAAACATAACAAATACTGTGATGAAAAACATGATGATGGTAAAAGTCGTACCTGGTCATCCCAAAATCTGATACCTTCACCTCATTGTTCTTTGACACAAGACAGTTCCTGGCAGCCTGCggaagaaagagaagcagacgATGGATTCACTGCtcaaacaacagagacacaaaagtGGATTTTAAAATTTCTGATATTTTACCAGATCTCTGTGGATGAAATTGGAACTCTCCAGGTAAGCCATCCCCTCACTGACATCCAGACACATCCCAAGCAACAAGTCCTGAGACAAACctccctttctgtctctcaggtaGTCTGACAGGCAGCCGTTTTCCATGAACTCAAACACAAGACACATGGGAGAATGCTGGGTGCACACACCATAGAGCTGCACCAGCCTACAGTGGGAGAACCtcctgttaaaacacacacaaatacacatgcatAGGTCCCCTGGTTTTCAGTTCTTTTGTCCTGGATATGAAACATCACCATAAATTACACTTGTCTTACATCATGACTCTTGCCTCTTCTTTAAAGTCCTCATCTGACATGGACTTATCTCTTATCATCTTCACTGCaaccctcctctccctccatctcccctcCAGCACCAGCCCAAACTGACCACTGCCCAGCTCCTGACCCAAGATCAGCTCCTCTGGGTCCACCTCCCACTGACCTGTTGAATAATGTAGTGAGCAACACCCATTACAGTGTTAAATTAAGATGTAATAACGACAGAGGAAAGATAACAAATGTGAATTTTGGGTGTGCACTGGAAACCACTAGAGGTCAGCAAGAACAAGATTTCCAGCATTGGGTTCTCAACGTTTTGAGCTCCAGTTCAACCAGCTGAGCCATATATGCAACTGTACATGCTCTAACCTTCTGCGGGGTCAGCAGCGTCCCGGGAGCTGACTCCATCCTGAGGGACCGGGTGTCTCAGACGCGTTATCAAGCctgacaagaaaataaatagacaTACAGAGGTACATTAATACATATTCATTCATGATCTCAGAGCAGAACACTTGTTTTGTAGAGCATGAGCTGTTTTATCAACTTCTTTCGGGCTCATGTTACTAATACTTGTATGCAGAAAACCACACTCAACCGGCAGCATTGTGTTGGTGGTAAAGGATGAGCTCAGGAATGGTGCTGAACAGGTACTTCTCCGCCAAGTAAAAGGCGCTctcgtctgtctctgtctgcctgaTCTGGTAATGTTTCACTCTCGGATTCTTCTCCCCATTTGACCTGGAGGTCAAATCACACCATTATAAGCAATCTAAGTATTTAAACATGAGTCAGTGACATATCAGGCAAATCAGATGTAGATACACATATCAGAATTGCATCTAGTTATATATAATCTGTGAAAGTAAATCACATTAACAATTTCAAGTATAATATAAGTAAAGTTACCCTGGTGCTTTTGTGAAGACCGACACTGTGTATACGCCTGCCTGCCTGGAGTCACGCACCATGAATGCACCTTCCTTTCCctgaaaataaagtgttgaaacCACATAAccatcaaaatgtaattataCATTCGTTTTAAAGTCCCACTTCATTATGCCCCATGTAACTACATTCATCGAAATACACATtaattcagtagtttttgtatagcaccaaatcacaacacatattatctcaaggcactttgcaCAGTAAGGTTGAGCCCTtgcaaaattatggagaaactcaacagttcccaACAAGTAAGTacttggcgactgtggagagtaaaaaaaatctatctgGGCGATCATCTGCCACGACTGCTTTGGGTGAGTGGTGATAAATGGGGGAGAGacgagaggtgggtggaaatgaggggagagaagaggggagggaTCATGAGCCCTTCTATCATGAACCTTTCtatcacacactgccagcagaGCCGTGAGGGGCAATTTCCGATTCAGGCATGCACTTCAGCACGCAGACTAAAGAGCGAGGcattgaaccaccaaccttctggttagtggacaacctgctctacctccttaATCGCTAAACACAGTTgccaaaaaatatttctgttttattataaaaGGCACAAGAACTGTTAACATCTTCAAACAGCTTTTCAAATCATTTCTTTAATCTTTAGCTAAAACTAGCACAGGCACGAGGGTCACTTTGACTAAAAGACAATGATGGATAGCTGTTTTAGCTCCTTCTTGCAAAACGTAGCAAGAGCTCTTCACAGCAGGAAATTCTACATTGGAGGAAACGTTGTGGTTGTGAAACATTCGCAGCTGTTTCTACGTTGTTAATTTGCAGGTGCATTTAAACTGCCCTGCATCATACAACATACAACATCCTGATAATTATCAGAAGAATTATTAGgattaaaagtcaaaacacagctggagacataaacaaatgaaaatgtaataatcatCAGATCCTTAAATATTGGCATTCTTTTTACCTCTTTCATTAGCAAACTCTCTGCTTCCCCTCTGgtgatgtttttattgtaccatctgtgaaatgacaaatgaaCCACAATTAAGACAATCCTGCAGCGGACAGGTATCCACATGTTCACAGTTAaatagaaaagagaaagagaaaataaaactcactCAAATCTCTCAAAGGTGTCAGACTTTTCAGCTACGTACGCACTGGGCACAAATCCTATATTCCTGGAAACAATTCAGAAAAGAGGTGTGAGCGGTGTGAGCCAGAAGCGAGAATGGACAGACATTTCGGTGCCTTACCCCTGGTTGTCCTGCACAGCCCACCAGTCAGGGTGGGAGCTTTTGATCAGGACATACTCATGATCTTTCTGAAGAGGCAGGTTTTTATCTTCCACTGGTGTGTAGTCTTGCAGAGCGATGACAAGCCTCTGTCCTCCATTTTGCAGTTCCATCTACCAAAGAtaagaagaaaaatgtataaaaggtATTTGAACCTGATAAAAATAGCAATAACAGCTCAAATGTACATGAAAATAAGTATACATTAACATGTTCAGTCACAACACCCCATAGAAAAGTTCTTAAAATCACAATATTTGGGTTATATCACACTTCATAATAAGTATGATATGTTTACAGCAAGAAACAAATGTAAGCAGAAGAAGACGCTAAATTATAATCTGATATGACAAATACATGATAACGAAACTGAGCTGCTTATCTGTCCACAAACCACAGGAGCATTTGCAATTTGAAAATCCAAAGAAGCAAATTATTAAATATCGAACTAGAAGGAAGCTctgacctccaccaaggctacTGCTCTATCTCATGAAAGCAGCGTTTCTCATTAAGTACCTAGAATGTAGTGCCGCTCcatttctaatttgtcctgccacagtttcattatGACATTTTTCAAACTTCACTCATAGTAACATAAGAAAACTCTGACATGGTGCTTTGCGCTGTTGCATTGCATGTCTGTGTTCAGCAcatttgcagtgtttttttgcCACATGCTCCCTCGCACTATCATCCATAAAGTTATCGCccatgcagacagtcagacctcatcaTTTCAGCTGCAGTAGAAAATGCACATCCAAGTGGCATCCACAAGTGTTCTCTCTCAAACTAGAGCTGTTTAATCTGTGTGCCTGTCACTCAGAATATGTTGCACATGAGAGCAACCATCTTGTACGTGCATTTCAACTCTACCGGCATTGATTGAATTAATTCATGGGAAACAAAAAGACAATCCTGGATCCATCCGTTTCTTCGGATCTGCTCGAATTACATCAGTGTTGACATGCACATGAATAAAATTTCAACAGCACGTAATATTTTTGCTTTAGAAAGAGCTACCTCTGGATCCGGGAGTTGAGGGAGTGGTTTTTTGGAAGCTGTGGAGAAATCAGAAAATTTAAATTAGAGAATGTTtcttataaatatacattttttacaaaataGTTTTCtacattaatacattttgtcGTCATATTCACATGACAAAAACATCCCATTACTTTACTCTCATTACTTAACAATGTcaagatatataaaaatacacaaattagGAACTGGACAAAACAAGTGATGAAATAATACAAACCATAACCCAGTGGATCATATACTTGACACCCTGGCGccagtttctctgtttgttggcAGCATCTCCATTTTCCATACATCAAGATGTTTGGGTGGTATTTTGTGACcaaattgttgtgttttgtctctaactcagacaagataaaaaaaaacagaatgaaattaACCTAAAATCCATAATTCACCTTAAGTTATTGCAGTGCTTTCGATGCTCTAAATATTTCTCACCTTCTTTGAGAGCTCTGACCCATCTCTGCCGACAATCATTGTCTGGGGCGAAAATGTAGAGGTAATGGTTGTCATGTAAAATCTGtgtaaataattgtattttagtaagtttcattttgtttttgtaatattaCATTCCCAAACCTGCATCATATTTGCTGTACACTGAATTATATTGAATTagtgtgtattttgtattttggtgAACCTCACCTGAAAAGGGTACTTATAGTTGCATGGTATAGGaacatcacaacacacaatCTCCACACACTTGATACTGGAGAGCTCGATGCAACCTTTCATCATCGGCTTTTTCTGAAACAACATGATCTTtactttatgtttcctgtgCACAGTGTAGATATAATTCAAACTACATTAAGTTCCAAGGAGGCCGCCTTGATTAACTAGTGTGTTTACTGAATATGTTCATGTACTTACCCCCGGTCGTCGCTCAGAGTACTTCAAGTCTTGTGTATCCAATACAAAGAATCGCTCCTTGTAGTTACAAGGtgatgttcttttcttttgttgagATTTTTTGATCATAGTCCCCTTTAAAATCACCCTGGGGAACATGGTAAGAGCGATGAACAACACCGTGAGAAACACTGAATTTTATCAGGAGAGACTGAGAACTTCACTGCatgtaacagaaaaaaaagtaagagCAAAGTGGGTTGCTCAGTGTAACAGAAGCTTTGGAGCTTCCGGAATAGAGATACGGCATTCTGTAAACCACATCCTTGCTGCAACAAATGATCGACACTGATGACATACACTGACAGGTACTTCCACTGAAGTTGTTGCGATAAGCCCACATGTGCGATCACAGAAGAGTGATTTTTGAAAATTTTCCATGTAAAACTGCACCTTGAAGGTACTGACTGTATCCTAGAATTGATGGTGAAGGATGTttccacaaaaaaaatgtaatcaagcTGAAAAAATAAGTATAATGGCAACAAACCAAAGGTTTTACTTGGTGTTGGGAAAAGTTTAAAGCAGTATCAGATCTTAACATACTAACACAGGACTGATGATTTTTCCaacatttcttttgaaatgtttacttCTTTTAAATTCATAAAATGTTGTGTAACGTGTGTTTAACCTCATTGGTTGTGTTACTGACACAGTCTTTAACTTTGTCAGGATAAGCAGAAAGCATTTTATGATTGTTATCTCAAGATACACGAAAGTTGTTGTTGCTCATAATagtagtggtggtggttgtACTAGACTTGTAGTAGTATTCGTGTTGTGGTTTTGAGTACTTCAGGTTTTAGGTCACAGAAAGACAGTTTAACACAATAAAAAGGTTGACCTTCTCTGATTGTCTAACAGTGAAACCATGTGTTGAAGCGATGATGTCCAGTTGACATGTAAAACATTAGAAGCtccttttaaaatcatcacttaaattcacatttttatataatcgggagcataaatatatatttttattacataaCCAGGAATTAAGCTGCAAACAGAAATTCAACTTTTCGTCAAATACCACAAATATACTTGATATAGAAAAGTATTACTACACGGTTTCAAAATCTCGACCAATCAGCGTTTCGTTTATTCGTCACGAGCACATTTCAGCCAATGGGAATGGGACAGAGACCAATGTTCAGGGTAGTTAAGCAGCTAAGCTAAGAGCTAACAGCCCGGTGTTGTACCTCTGTTTACTTCACCTCTAACATCTGTATTCTCCCACCGGGGAGTCGTGTAACAGGTGTGTACGAATCTcgtctgttcctctgtgtgtacCTGTGCTGTTGGTGTGCTTCGAGCAACGAGGTTACTAGTTAGCAAGTGCTAGCATCGATACCGCTAGCCCAGTAGCCGCCATTGCTAGTTAGCTAACTCCGTGTTTGCATTAACAACGTTGTCAGTGTCGCGTAACTGGCTTTTAGACTGAGCACGTAACACATCCAACGATGGAAACAAGCTGTGCGGGTGAGAGTGTCTGCTCCTCGGTCATccggcagcagcagctaacGCAAACAACCGACCACCCGCTGGTTGTGTGTCTCAAACGTAGTAAACTGGCAGACTAACGCTGTAATGTGCGGGGATGAGCCATGTGTGGCTCTGAtccttcacaaaaacaacacagtcaTTCTATGACTTGTTATAAAGGTGGACACAGTAATATAATAATGGTGTTTCTACAGTTTTATATAATTACTACAGGCACGTTACTTCAGTAGGAAATTACAGGTCCACAACGTTCAAGTGGAGATATGGTGCGTTTAACTCTATCATGTGTTTGTGGCAGCTGTACGTTATTTTACACGTGAAACACATGAATATGAATTTAATCAAATAACAGTTATGCTGcattaacacattttctgtAATCTGATCGTGGCCGTTCTTTGTAATGAGTACACGTACTTCTGATACTTATATTTTGATGTCGGTTGCTTCCTTACCTAAAGGACCCACTTGTTTAACACTCATGTAACATCTTCAATATATGCGATACAGTACTGTTGTATGGCTGCACTGCTCGGTTTATTTGAAGGATTAATTGAACACTTACTTACTGTTAATATACACAACCATACCACCAAGTGTGTAACAGTTAAAAATTAACAACTCAGTGTTCTTGTGAAACTCACAGACGGTGTCTCTGTTTCAGTTCAACATCATGGGTGAACCGCAGCAGGTCAGTGCTCTGCCCCCTCCGCCTATGCAGTACATCAAAGAgtacacagatgaaaacatccgTAAAGGTCTGGCTCCCAAGCCACCTCCACCCATCAGAGACAGCTACATGATGTTTGGCAACCAGTTCCAGTGTGATGACCTCATCATCCGGCCTCTGGAGAGCCAGGGCATCGAGCGGCTCCACCCTGTGCAGTTTGACCACAAACGGGAGCTGAAGAAGCTCAACATGTCCATCCTCGTGAACTTTCTGGACCTGCTGGACATCCTCATTAAGAGCCCGGGTAGCATAAAGCGTGAAGAAAAACTGGAGGACCTAAAGCTTCTGTTTGTTCACTTGCACCACTTGATAAATGAGTACAGGCCACATCAGGCAAGGGAGACGCTGAGGGTAATGATGGAGGTGCAGAAGAGGCAGAGGCTTGAGACAGCTGAGAGGTTCCAGAAACACTTGGAGAGAGTGGTGGAGATGATTCAGGGGTGCCTCACCTCACTCCCTGATGACTTACCACAGATGGAGGGTCCAGATGGTGCTGGTGATGGGACAAGAAATGCGTCTGCAGCAGCTAGTGTTGGTAGTTCTTCTGGCCTGGCTCCCAGGCTGAAAAGTGAACCTATGGATGTAGAGGAAGCAGGTGCCAGCTGTATGGCAGTGGCTCAACAGGACAAAAGCATCCCTCCTtcaaggagagagaaaatatggGACAAAGATGCTGCTATGTGCAGTATTATTGATGAAATTGCTTAAGTTTTGTATTGagtatttgtgtttcttttgtgcATCTTAACTGTTTTTGTGAGCTTATTAGTGTAAGAGAAGTTTGCTGGGTCTGAAATCCTGACTGGActggtgttttatttaaaagcaaTCGCATATTATTACCTCTTCCTGTGAACATTTTCAAAGAATTTAGATGTCACTCAGATCAACTGGGGAGCCAACTTTCAgtttttgtaataaaaaacaattaaaatctaTTTGCAGAAGGGTACAATGTTTTCACAATCACACAGTAgtagtaaatgtgtgtttgtagggGAACTcttgtcaaatgttttaaaattgtatGTGCTTTAAGTGCTGTCAATGTAACTTGCACGCTGTCTAATCTCGTGAGAGTGGTCACAGAGAGGTCAGCATGTACTATAGTTGCAATATAACCGGTGTTGTGTTTTCCCAGGTTCTATGTAGACGATTGTCAGAAAGAAATTCAAGTCACCCCAGGCTGCCTGTTAAGCTTCTTCAAGTTTACTCTAATATGAAATGTTGAAAGGAGTTATGAAGTTTTGTAGTTGCAACACAGCTAATAGCTGTTCATTTACCAGTCTAGTATGTTGcaagttcagcatcaaacttCACTCCTCTACTCACCAGAAGCTGTGGGAAGCATTGTTTTGCTCTGACCCTTCTCTGCATCTACAGAAGTTGAAACCACAATAGTGAAAACTTAACACACAGCACCTCAGACTACCGATGAAAAGTTCAGAAACACCccattttactgtttttattaagACGGAAGCAGCTAAAGTCCAGTGAATAACCTGAATTGATTTTAGGGCGAAACTAAGCTAAGTCTGGTTCGAGCAGGAagtttctgcagtttttaaaaaacagccaTCAATGTAGCAACAGCCATT
This window of the Paralichthys olivaceus isolate ysfri-2021 chromosome 9, ASM2471397v2, whole genome shotgun sequence genome carries:
- the itk gene encoding tyrosine-protein kinase ITK/TSK isoform X2 produces the protein MIKKSQQKKRTSPCNYKERFFVLDTQDLKYSERRPGKKPMMKGCIELSSIKCVEIVCCDVPIPCNYKYPFQILHDNHYLYIFAPDNDCRQRWVRALKEETKHNNLVTKYHPNILMYGKWRCCQQTEKLAPGCQVYDPLGYASKKPLPQLPDPEMELQNGGQRLVIALQDYTPVEDKNLPLQKDHEYVLIKSSHPDWWAVQDNQGNIGFVPSAYVAEKSDTFERFEWYNKNITRGEAESLLMKEGKEGAFMVRDSRQAGVYTVSVFTKAPGSNGEKNPRVKHYQIRQTETDESAFYLAEKYLFSTIPELILYHQHNAAGLITRLRHPVPQDGVSSRDAADPAEGQWEVDPEELILGQELGSGQFGLVLEGRWRERRVAVKMIRDKSMSDEDFKEEARVMMRFSHCRLVQLYGVCTQHSPMCLVFEFMENGCLSDYLRDRKGGLSQDLLLGMCLDVSEGMAYLESSNFIHRDLAARNCLVSKNNEVKVSDFGMTRFVLDDQYTSSQCSKFPVKWSAPEVIKYCKFSSKSDVWSFGVIMWEIFNEGRLPYENRSNTEVVESLNAGLRLLKPRLAPDAVYMLMEWCWKEKPDDRPSFAHVLHELATLSNL
- the itk gene encoding tyrosine-protein kinase ITK/TSK isoform X1 yields the protein MFPRVILKGTMIKKSQQKKRTSPCNYKERFFVLDTQDLKYSERRPGKKPMMKGCIELSSIKCVEIVCCDVPIPCNYKYPFQILHDNHYLYIFAPDNDCRQRWVRALKEETKHNNLVTKYHPNILMYGKWRCCQQTEKLAPGCQVYDPLGYASKKPLPQLPDPEMELQNGGQRLVIALQDYTPVEDKNLPLQKDHEYVLIKSSHPDWWAVQDNQGNIGFVPSAYVAEKSDTFERFEWYNKNITRGEAESLLMKEGKEGAFMVRDSRQAGVYTVSVFTKAPGSNGEKNPRVKHYQIRQTETDESAFYLAEKYLFSTIPELILYHQHNAAGLITRLRHPVPQDGVSSRDAADPAEGQWEVDPEELILGQELGSGQFGLVLEGRWRERRVAVKMIRDKSMSDEDFKEEARVMMRFSHCRLVQLYGVCTQHSPMCLVFEFMENGCLSDYLRDRKGGLSQDLLLGMCLDVSEGMAYLESSNFIHRDLAARNCLVSKNNEVKVSDFGMTRFVLDDQYTSSQCSKFPVKWSAPEVIKYCKFSSKSDVWSFGVIMWEIFNEGRLPYENRSNTEVVESLNAGLRLLKPRLAPDAVYMLMEWCWKEKPDDRPSFAHVLHELATLSNL
- the med7 gene encoding mediator of RNA polymerase II transcription subunit 7, whose protein sequence is MGEPQQVSALPPPPMQYIKEYTDENIRKGLAPKPPPPIRDSYMMFGNQFQCDDLIIRPLESQGIERLHPVQFDHKRELKKLNMSILVNFLDLLDILIKSPGSIKREEKLEDLKLLFVHLHHLINEYRPHQARETLRVMMEVQKRQRLETAERFQKHLERVVEMIQGCLTSLPDDLPQMEGPDGAGDGTRNASAAASVGSSSGLAPRLKSEPMDVEEAGASCMAVAQQDKSIPPSRREKIWDKDAAMCSIIDEIA